The Panicum virgatum strain AP13 chromosome 5K, P.virgatum_v5, whole genome shotgun sequence genome has a window encoding:
- the LOC120706703 gene encoding glucuronokinase 1-like isoform X2: MAAATKAEMVFERRAYARVGLLGNPSDMYSGKALSFTITDFSATVRLRPSPELLIQPHPHHDLVAFPSLPHLEDYHCCLKIGVPKHVEVWHSQFMQLIDITYSQKNKRKAARLFVIRSCSSAYLTSKVSRLQNEGYYGGVRLLMAICKVFYNHCIQNNISLKAENFTLSYDTNIPRQAGLSGSSAIVCAALNCLLDFYDVRHLIQVELRPNLILDAEKELGIVAGLQDRVAQVYGGLVYMDFSQEHMDKLGHGIYRPLDVNLLPPLYLIYAENPSDSGKVHSSVRQRWLNGDEFIISCMKEVAQLALDGRRALLQKDYTELARLMNRNFDLRREMSGDDVLGSVNIKMVEVARSVGASSKFTGSGGAVVALCPDGEAQAELLHKACQESGFVVQQIKVAPSVLSDEELTSLPTC; the protein is encoded by the exons ATGGCGGCGGCAACGAAGGCGGAGATGGTATTTGAGCGGCGTGCCTACGCGAGGGTGGGGCTCCTTGGCAATCCCAGCGACATGTACAGCGGCAAGGCACTCTCCTTCACCATCACTGACTTCTCCGCCACTGTCCGCCTCCGCCCTTCGCCCGAGCTGCTCATCCAACCGCACCCGCACCACGATCTCGTCGCCTTCCCCTCCCTGCCCCACCTC GAGGATTATCATTGCTGCCTCAAGATTGGGGTCCCTAAACATGTAGAGGTATGGCACTCCCAATTCATGCAACTAATAGACATCACTTACagccaaaagaacaagaggaaagcTGCAAGACTTTTCGTAATCAGAAGCTGCAGCAGTGCTTACCTTACCTCCAAG GTGAGTCGTTTGCAAAATGAAGGATATTATGGAGGCGTTCGGCTGCTGATGGCTATCTGTAAAGTTTTCTACAATCACTGTATTCAAAATAATATCAGTCTAAAAGCTGAAAATTTCACCTTATCATACGATACTAATATTCCTCGGCAG GCTGGGCTATCTGGTTCGAGCGCGATTGTTTGTGCTGCTCTAAACTGCCTTCTTGACTTCTATGATGTCAGGCATTTAATACAAGTTGAATTGAGACCTAATCTGATTCTCGATGCTGAGAAAGAACTTGGAATTGTTGCTGGACTTCAGGACCGTGTGGCACAGGTTTATGGGGGACTGGTCTATATG GATTTTAGCCAGGAGCATATGGACAAGCTGGGTCATGGCATATACAGACCTTTGGATGTCAATCTGCTTCCTCCTCTATACCTCATCTATGCAGAGAACCCCAGTGACTCTGGCAAG GTCCACAGCAGTGTTAGGCAAAGATGGCTTAATGGTGACGAGTTTATAATATCATGTATGAAGGAAGTTGCACAGCTAGCGCTTGATGGCCGCAGGGCTTTGCTGCAGAAGGATTATACTGAGCTTGCACGGCTTATGAATAGGAACTTTGATCTGCGAAG GGAAATGTCTGGAGATGATGTACTTGGATCCGTGAACATAAAGATGGTGGAGGTGGCACGCAGCGTGGGCGCGTCATCCAAGTTCAccggcagcgggggcgcggtGGTTGCTCTGTGCCCAGATGGTGAAGCGCAggcggagcttctccacaaggcTTGCCAAGAGTCTGGCTTTGTGGTACAGCAGATCAAAGTTGCACCCTCGGTGCTGTCGGATGAGGAGTTGACAAGCTTACCAACTTGCTAG
- the LOC120706703 gene encoding glucuronokinase 1-like isoform X3 — translation MAAATKAEMVFERRAYARVGLLGNPSDMYSGKALSFTITDFSATVRLRPSPELLIQPHPHHDLVAFPSLPHLREDYHCCLKIGVPKHVEVSRLQNEGYYGGVRLLMAICKVFYNHCIQNNISLKAENFTLSYDTNIPRQAGLSGSSAIVCAALNCLLDFYDVRHLIQVELRPNLILDAEKELGIVAGLQDRVAQVYGGLVYMDFSQEHMDKLGHGIYRPLDVNLLPPLYLIYAENPSDSGKVHSSVRQRWLNGDEFIISCMKEVAQLALDGRRALLQKDYTELARLMNRNFDLRREMSGDDVLGSVNIKMVEVARSVGASSKFTGSGGAVVALCPDGEAQAELLHKACQESGFVVQQIKVAPSVLSDEELTSLPTC, via the exons ATGGCGGCGGCAACGAAGGCGGAGATGGTATTTGAGCGGCGTGCCTACGCGAGGGTGGGGCTCCTTGGCAATCCCAGCGACATGTACAGCGGCAAGGCACTCTCCTTCACCATCACTGACTTCTCCGCCACTGTCCGCCTCCGCCCTTCGCCCGAGCTGCTCATCCAACCGCACCCGCACCACGATCTCGTCGCCTTCCCCTCCCTGCCCCACCTC CGGGAGGATTATCATTGCTGCCTCAAGATTGGGGTCCCTAAACATGTAGAG GTGAGTCGTTTGCAAAATGAAGGATATTATGGAGGCGTTCGGCTGCTGATGGCTATCTGTAAAGTTTTCTACAATCACTGTATTCAAAATAATATCAGTCTAAAAGCTGAAAATTTCACCTTATCATACGATACTAATATTCCTCGGCAG GCTGGGCTATCTGGTTCGAGCGCGATTGTTTGTGCTGCTCTAAACTGCCTTCTTGACTTCTATGATGTCAGGCATTTAATACAAGTTGAATTGAGACCTAATCTGATTCTCGATGCTGAGAAAGAACTTGGAATTGTTGCTGGACTTCAGGACCGTGTGGCACAGGTTTATGGGGGACTGGTCTATATG GATTTTAGCCAGGAGCATATGGACAAGCTGGGTCATGGCATATACAGACCTTTGGATGTCAATCTGCTTCCTCCTCTATACCTCATCTATGCAGAGAACCCCAGTGACTCTGGCAAG GTCCACAGCAGTGTTAGGCAAAGATGGCTTAATGGTGACGAGTTTATAATATCATGTATGAAGGAAGTTGCACAGCTAGCGCTTGATGGCCGCAGGGCTTTGCTGCAGAAGGATTATACTGAGCTTGCACGGCTTATGAATAGGAACTTTGATCTGCGAAG GGAAATGTCTGGAGATGATGTACTTGGATCCGTGAACATAAAGATGGTGGAGGTGGCACGCAGCGTGGGCGCGTCATCCAAGTTCAccggcagcgggggcgcggtGGTTGCTCTGTGCCCAGATGGTGAAGCGCAggcggagcttctccacaaggcTTGCCAAGAGTCTGGCTTTGTGGTACAGCAGATCAAAGTTGCACCCTCGGTGCTGTCGGATGAGGAGTTGACAAGCTTACCAACTTGCTAG
- the LOC120706703 gene encoding glucuronokinase 1-like isoform X1, with the protein MAAATKAEMVFERRAYARVGLLGNPSDMYSGKALSFTITDFSATVRLRPSPELLIQPHPHHDLVAFPSLPHLREDYHCCLKIGVPKHVEVWHSQFMQLIDITYSQKNKRKAARLFVIRSCSSAYLTSKVSRLQNEGYYGGVRLLMAICKVFYNHCIQNNISLKAENFTLSYDTNIPRQAGLSGSSAIVCAALNCLLDFYDVRHLIQVELRPNLILDAEKELGIVAGLQDRVAQVYGGLVYMDFSQEHMDKLGHGIYRPLDVNLLPPLYLIYAENPSDSGKVHSSVRQRWLNGDEFIISCMKEVAQLALDGRRALLQKDYTELARLMNRNFDLRREMSGDDVLGSVNIKMVEVARSVGASSKFTGSGGAVVALCPDGEAQAELLHKACQESGFVVQQIKVAPSVLSDEELTSLPTC; encoded by the exons ATGGCGGCGGCAACGAAGGCGGAGATGGTATTTGAGCGGCGTGCCTACGCGAGGGTGGGGCTCCTTGGCAATCCCAGCGACATGTACAGCGGCAAGGCACTCTCCTTCACCATCACTGACTTCTCCGCCACTGTCCGCCTCCGCCCTTCGCCCGAGCTGCTCATCCAACCGCACCCGCACCACGATCTCGTCGCCTTCCCCTCCCTGCCCCACCTC CGGGAGGATTATCATTGCTGCCTCAAGATTGGGGTCCCTAAACATGTAGAGGTATGGCACTCCCAATTCATGCAACTAATAGACATCACTTACagccaaaagaacaagaggaaagcTGCAAGACTTTTCGTAATCAGAAGCTGCAGCAGTGCTTACCTTACCTCCAAG GTGAGTCGTTTGCAAAATGAAGGATATTATGGAGGCGTTCGGCTGCTGATGGCTATCTGTAAAGTTTTCTACAATCACTGTATTCAAAATAATATCAGTCTAAAAGCTGAAAATTTCACCTTATCATACGATACTAATATTCCTCGGCAG GCTGGGCTATCTGGTTCGAGCGCGATTGTTTGTGCTGCTCTAAACTGCCTTCTTGACTTCTATGATGTCAGGCATTTAATACAAGTTGAATTGAGACCTAATCTGATTCTCGATGCTGAGAAAGAACTTGGAATTGTTGCTGGACTTCAGGACCGTGTGGCACAGGTTTATGGGGGACTGGTCTATATG GATTTTAGCCAGGAGCATATGGACAAGCTGGGTCATGGCATATACAGACCTTTGGATGTCAATCTGCTTCCTCCTCTATACCTCATCTATGCAGAGAACCCCAGTGACTCTGGCAAG GTCCACAGCAGTGTTAGGCAAAGATGGCTTAATGGTGACGAGTTTATAATATCATGTATGAAGGAAGTTGCACAGCTAGCGCTTGATGGCCGCAGGGCTTTGCTGCAGAAGGATTATACTGAGCTTGCACGGCTTATGAATAGGAACTTTGATCTGCGAAG GGAAATGTCTGGAGATGATGTACTTGGATCCGTGAACATAAAGATGGTGGAGGTGGCACGCAGCGTGGGCGCGTCATCCAAGTTCAccggcagcgggggcgcggtGGTTGCTCTGTGCCCAGATGGTGAAGCGCAggcggagcttctccacaaggcTTGCCAAGAGTCTGGCTTTGTGGTACAGCAGATCAAAGTTGCACCCTCGGTGCTGTCGGATGAGGAGTTGACAAGCTTACCAACTTGCTAG
- the LOC120706703 gene encoding glucuronokinase 1-like isoform X5: MAAATKAEMVFERRAYARVGLLGNPSDMYSGKALSFTITDFSATVRLRPSPELLIQPHPHHDLVAFPSLPHLVSRLQNEGYYGGVRLLMAICKVFYNHCIQNNISLKAENFTLSYDTNIPRQAGLSGSSAIVCAALNCLLDFYDVRHLIQVELRPNLILDAEKELGIVAGLQDRVAQVYGGLVYMDFSQEHMDKLGHGIYRPLDVNLLPPLYLIYAENPSDSGKVHSSVRQRWLNGDEFIISCMKEVAQLALDGRRALLQKDYTELARLMNRNFDLRREMSGDDVLGSVNIKMVEVARSVGASSKFTGSGGAVVALCPDGEAQAELLHKACQESGFVVQQIKVAPSVLSDEELTSLPTC, translated from the exons ATGGCGGCGGCAACGAAGGCGGAGATGGTATTTGAGCGGCGTGCCTACGCGAGGGTGGGGCTCCTTGGCAATCCCAGCGACATGTACAGCGGCAAGGCACTCTCCTTCACCATCACTGACTTCTCCGCCACTGTCCGCCTCCGCCCTTCGCCCGAGCTGCTCATCCAACCGCACCCGCACCACGATCTCGTCGCCTTCCCCTCCCTGCCCCACCTC GTGAGTCGTTTGCAAAATGAAGGATATTATGGAGGCGTTCGGCTGCTGATGGCTATCTGTAAAGTTTTCTACAATCACTGTATTCAAAATAATATCAGTCTAAAAGCTGAAAATTTCACCTTATCATACGATACTAATATTCCTCGGCAG GCTGGGCTATCTGGTTCGAGCGCGATTGTTTGTGCTGCTCTAAACTGCCTTCTTGACTTCTATGATGTCAGGCATTTAATACAAGTTGAATTGAGACCTAATCTGATTCTCGATGCTGAGAAAGAACTTGGAATTGTTGCTGGACTTCAGGACCGTGTGGCACAGGTTTATGGGGGACTGGTCTATATG GATTTTAGCCAGGAGCATATGGACAAGCTGGGTCATGGCATATACAGACCTTTGGATGTCAATCTGCTTCCTCCTCTATACCTCATCTATGCAGAGAACCCCAGTGACTCTGGCAAG GTCCACAGCAGTGTTAGGCAAAGATGGCTTAATGGTGACGAGTTTATAATATCATGTATGAAGGAAGTTGCACAGCTAGCGCTTGATGGCCGCAGGGCTTTGCTGCAGAAGGATTATACTGAGCTTGCACGGCTTATGAATAGGAACTTTGATCTGCGAAG GGAAATGTCTGGAGATGATGTACTTGGATCCGTGAACATAAAGATGGTGGAGGTGGCACGCAGCGTGGGCGCGTCATCCAAGTTCAccggcagcgggggcgcggtGGTTGCTCTGTGCCCAGATGGTGAAGCGCAggcggagcttctccacaaggcTTGCCAAGAGTCTGGCTTTGTGGTACAGCAGATCAAAGTTGCACCCTCGGTGCTGTCGGATGAGGAGTTGACAAGCTTACCAACTTGCTAG
- the LOC120706703 gene encoding glucuronokinase 1-like isoform X4 codes for MAAATKAEMVFERRAYARVGLLGNPSDMYSGKALSFTITDFSATVRLRPSPELLIQPHPHHDLVAFPSLPHLEDYHCCLKIGVPKHVEVSRLQNEGYYGGVRLLMAICKVFYNHCIQNNISLKAENFTLSYDTNIPRQAGLSGSSAIVCAALNCLLDFYDVRHLIQVELRPNLILDAEKELGIVAGLQDRVAQVYGGLVYMDFSQEHMDKLGHGIYRPLDVNLLPPLYLIYAENPSDSGKVHSSVRQRWLNGDEFIISCMKEVAQLALDGRRALLQKDYTELARLMNRNFDLRREMSGDDVLGSVNIKMVEVARSVGASSKFTGSGGAVVALCPDGEAQAELLHKACQESGFVVQQIKVAPSVLSDEELTSLPTC; via the exons ATGGCGGCGGCAACGAAGGCGGAGATGGTATTTGAGCGGCGTGCCTACGCGAGGGTGGGGCTCCTTGGCAATCCCAGCGACATGTACAGCGGCAAGGCACTCTCCTTCACCATCACTGACTTCTCCGCCACTGTCCGCCTCCGCCCTTCGCCCGAGCTGCTCATCCAACCGCACCCGCACCACGATCTCGTCGCCTTCCCCTCCCTGCCCCACCTC GAGGATTATCATTGCTGCCTCAAGATTGGGGTCCCTAAACATGTAGAG GTGAGTCGTTTGCAAAATGAAGGATATTATGGAGGCGTTCGGCTGCTGATGGCTATCTGTAAAGTTTTCTACAATCACTGTATTCAAAATAATATCAGTCTAAAAGCTGAAAATTTCACCTTATCATACGATACTAATATTCCTCGGCAG GCTGGGCTATCTGGTTCGAGCGCGATTGTTTGTGCTGCTCTAAACTGCCTTCTTGACTTCTATGATGTCAGGCATTTAATACAAGTTGAATTGAGACCTAATCTGATTCTCGATGCTGAGAAAGAACTTGGAATTGTTGCTGGACTTCAGGACCGTGTGGCACAGGTTTATGGGGGACTGGTCTATATG GATTTTAGCCAGGAGCATATGGACAAGCTGGGTCATGGCATATACAGACCTTTGGATGTCAATCTGCTTCCTCCTCTATACCTCATCTATGCAGAGAACCCCAGTGACTCTGGCAAG GTCCACAGCAGTGTTAGGCAAAGATGGCTTAATGGTGACGAGTTTATAATATCATGTATGAAGGAAGTTGCACAGCTAGCGCTTGATGGCCGCAGGGCTTTGCTGCAGAAGGATTATACTGAGCTTGCACGGCTTATGAATAGGAACTTTGATCTGCGAAG GGAAATGTCTGGAGATGATGTACTTGGATCCGTGAACATAAAGATGGTGGAGGTGGCACGCAGCGTGGGCGCGTCATCCAAGTTCAccggcagcgggggcgcggtGGTTGCTCTGTGCCCAGATGGTGAAGCGCAggcggagcttctccacaaggcTTGCCAAGAGTCTGGCTTTGTGGTACAGCAGATCAAAGTTGCACCCTCGGTGCTGTCGGATGAGGAGTTGACAAGCTTACCAACTTGCTAG
- the LOC120706707 gene encoding putative methyltransferase DDB_G0268948, whose protein sequence is MANLFLKQAKQYVATRPTYPPELFDFIASKTPRRDLAWDVGTGNGQAAASLAKLYKAVVGTDTSAQQLAYAAALPNVRYVHTPADLPLAGIHAAVAAPASVDLISVAQAFHWLDLPRFYAQARSVLRPGQGVLAAWCYTEPRVAGAAAVDAAFWRLYRRSAPHWAPNRRMVNDEYRGADFPFHPVDGEAHTGPFEFATERRMDLDDYLTYITSWSAYQTAKDSGVELLDEATVREFEAAWGGDRKEVKTVTYPIFLRIGKVRAEE, encoded by the exons ATGGCGAACCTGTTCCTGAAGCAGGCGAAGCAGTACGTGGCGACGCGACCGACCTACCCGCCGGAGCTCTTCGACTTCATCGCCTCCAAGACGCCCCGCCGCGACCTCGCCTGGGACGTCGGCACCGGCAACGGCCAGGCCGCAGCATCG CTGGCGAAGCTGTACAAGGCCGTGGTGGGCACGGACACGAGCGCGCAGCAGCTCGCctacgcggcggcgctccccaaCGTGCGCTACGTGCACACCCCGGCGGACCTGCCGCTCGCCGGGatccacgccgccgtcgcggcgccgGCCTCCGTCGACCTCATCTCCGTGGCGCAGGCCTTCCACTGGCTCGACCTCCCGCGCTTCTACGCGCAGGCCCGCTCCGTGCTGCGCCCCGGCCAAGGGGTGCTCGCCGCCTGGTGCTACACCGAGCcgcgcgtcgccggcgccgccgccgtcgacgccgcgtTCTGGCGCCTCTACCGCCGCTCGGCGCCGCACTGGGCGCCCAACCGCCGGATGGTCAACGACGAGTACCGCGGCGCCGACTTCCCCTTCCACCCCGTCGACGGCGAGGCGCACACGGGGCCCTTCGAGTTCGCCACGGAGCGCCGGATGGACCTGGACGACTACCTCACGTACATCACGTCGTGGTCGGCGTACCAGACGGCCAAGGACAGCGGCGTCGAGCTGCTCGACGAGGCGACGGTGCGCGAGTTCGAGGCCGCGTGGGGCGGAGATCGGAAGGAGGTGAAGACGGTGACGTACCCAATCTTCCTCAGGATCGGCAAGGTGAGGGCCGAAGAATGA